In one Elephas maximus indicus isolate mEleMax1 chromosome 9, mEleMax1 primary haplotype, whole genome shotgun sequence genomic region, the following are encoded:
- the CAVIN4 gene encoding caveolae-associated protein 4 → MEHNGSASNADKIHQNRLSSVTEDEDQDAALTIVTVLDKVASIVDSVQASQKRIEERHREMEDAIKSVQIDLLKFSKSHSNTSYIVNKLFEKTRKVSAHIKDVKARVEKQQIHVTKVESKQEEIMKKNKFRVVIFQEKIPCPTSLSIVKDQSLTENQEEEEEEDVFDPPIDLSSDEEYFVEESRSARLRKSGKERIDNIKKAFSKENMQKTRQNFDKKVNRIRTRIVTPERRERLRQSGERLRQSGERFKKSLSNATPSREAFKMHNLRKPKDRTVAEGQEGIQELGVDIVARSESLGPISEFYQDEPSETERDQATAAYPSHEGGEIPTPEPLKVTSKPQVKVADDESLLLDLKQSA, encoded by the exons atggagcaTAACGGGTCTGCTTCAAATGCTGATAAAATCCATCAGAATCGCTTGTCCAGTGTTACAGAAGACGAAGACCAAGATGCAGCTCTCACCATTGTGACTGTGCTGGACAAAGTAGCTTCCATTGTGGACAGTGTTCAGGCAAgccagaagagaatagaagagagacACAGGGAAATGGAAGACGCAATAAAATCTGTCCAGATTGACCTGCTGAAgttctcaaagtcacacagcaacaCAAGTTACATCGTTAACAAGTTGTTTGAGAAAACCCGAAAAGTCAGTGCTCACATTAAAGACGTGAAGGCCCGCGTGGAGAAGCAACAAATACATGTTACAAAAGTTGAATCCAAGCAagaggaaataatgaagaaaaataaattccgTGTGGTAATATTTCAG gaGAAGATTCCGTGTCCGACGTCCCTATCTATTGTTAAAGACCAGAGCCTAACTGAGaatcaggaggaggaggaggaggaggatgtcTTTGACCCTCCCATTGATCTCTCCTCTGATGAAGAGTATTTTGTTGAAGAAAGCAGATCTGCTAGGCTTAGAAAGTCAGGCAAGGAGCGGATTGATAATATCAAAAAAGCGTTTTCCAAAGAGAACATGCAGAAGACACGGCAGAATTTTGACAAGAAAGTAAACAGAATTAGAACTAGAATAGTGACCCCTGAGAGGAGAGAGAGGCTTCGGCAGTCAGGGGAGAGGCTTCGGCAGTCTGGTGAAAGATTTAAGAAATCCTTGTCTAACGCAACTCCCTCAAGGGAAGCTTTTAAGATGCATAACCTTAGAAAACCTAAAGACCGAACTGTGGCTGAAGGCCAGGAGGGCATCCAGGAGCTGGGCGTGGACATCGTGGCCAGGAGCGAGTCTCTGGGCCCCATCAGTGAGTTCTACCAGGATGAGCCCAGCGAAACAGAACGTGACCAGGCCACAGCGGCATATCCTTCCCACGAAGGAGGGGAAATCCCGACCCCTGAGCCTTTAAAAGTTACTTCTAAACCTCAGGTGAAAGTAGCGGATGATGAATCTCTTTTGCTAGATTTAAAGCAGTCAGCATAA